One window of the Methyloceanibacter stevinii genome contains the following:
- the rplK gene encoding 50S ribosomal protein L11 — protein sequence MAKKIDGYIKLQVPAGQANPSPPIGPALGQRGVNIQEFCKAFNAATQKVEPGSPIPTVITVYADRSFSFETKTPPASYLLKKAAKAKSGSKEPGRTVAGKVTQDQLREIAEAKMQDLNANSVEQAMKIIAGSARSMGLEVQE from the coding sequence ATGGCGAAGAAGATTGACGGTTACATCAAGCTGCAGGTGCCGGCAGGGCAGGCGAATCCTTCGCCGCCGATCGGTCCGGCGCTCGGTCAGCGTGGCGTGAACATTCAGGAGTTCTGCAAAGCCTTCAATGCGGCGACGCAGAAGGTGGAGCCGGGCTCTCCGATCCCGACCGTGATTACGGTCTACGCGGATCGGTCGTTCTCGTTCGAGACGAAGACGCCGCCGGCCTCGTACCTCCTGAAGAAGGCGGCGAAGGCCAAGAGCGGCTCCAAGGAGCCGGGACGCACGGTCGCCGGCAAGGTCACGCAGGATCAGCTGCGCGAAATCGCCGAGGCGAAGATGCAGGATTTGAATGCCAATTCCGTCGAACAAGCGATGAAGATCATCGCCGGCTCCGCCCGTTCGATGGGTCTTGAGGTCCAGGAGTAG
- the nusG gene encoding transcription termination/antitermination protein NusG, whose translation MAMRWYIVHAYSNFERKVAESIKERAESAGLGEQFEEVLVPMEEVVEMRRGRKVASERKFFPGYVLVKMELSDETYHLIKDTPKVTGFLGTDNKPIPITEEEAGRILQQVQEGVERPKPSVTFEIGEQVRVADGPFASFNGLVEEVDEERARLKVAVSIFGRATPVELEYAQVEKL comes from the coding sequence ATGGCTATGCGCTGGTATATCGTCCACGCCTACTCGAACTTCGAGCGGAAGGTCGCCGAATCCATCAAGGAGCGGGCCGAGTCCGCCGGACTCGGCGAGCAGTTCGAGGAAGTGCTTGTCCCCATGGAAGAAGTCGTGGAGATGCGGCGCGGCCGGAAGGTGGCGTCGGAGCGCAAGTTCTTTCCGGGCTATGTGCTGGTGAAGATGGAGCTCAGCGACGAGACCTACCATCTGATCAAGGACACGCCGAAGGTGACCGGCTTTCTGGGCACGGACAACAAGCCCATTCCGATCACCGAGGAGGAGGCAGGCCGCATCCTCCAGCAGGTTCAGGAAGGTGTCGAGCGGCCGAAGCCGTCCGTGACCTTCGAGATCGGGGAGCAGGTGCGCGTGGCCGACGGCCCGTTCGCATCCTTCAACGGTCTGGTGGAAGAAGTCGACGAAGAGCGGGCGCGGCTCAAAGTGGCAGTTTCGATTTTCGGCCGGGCGACGCCCGTCGAGCTCGAATACGCGCAGGTGGAAAAACTCTAA
- the secE gene encoding preprotein translocase subunit SecE, with product MARTNPFEFLQQVRTEVSKVTWPTRRETIITTIMVVVMSIIAALFFLGVDWVLGTVVQLILGIRFF from the coding sequence ATGGCGAGAACGAATCCGTTTGAGTTTCTGCAGCAAGTGCGCACCGAGGTGTCGAAAGTCACCTGGCCGACGCGGCGTGAGACGATCATCACGACGATCATGGTCGTCGTCATGTCGATCATCGCCGCGCTCTTCTTCCTCGGTGTGGACTGGGTGCTCGGCACGGTCGTCCAGCTGATTCTCGGCATCAGATTTTTCTAG
- a CDS encoding TrmH family RNA methyltransferase — translation MQLFGIHAVEAALANDRRPVYAIQATENAAHKLAPLIAKRGLDPERVLPKALDRQLGADTVHQGVLLEAGRSIRRWTTTCPERFWCWIRSPIPTMGAALRSAAAFGAKGLVMTQRHSPPLGGVLAKSASGALDLVPIVQVRNLAEGLAELGERGVTRLGLAEEAEQALEDVPLSNPLALVLGAEGRGLRQLTRERCDVLCRISTASALASLNVSNAAAIALHWARVKTA, via the coding sequence GTGCAACTCTTCGGTATCCATGCGGTGGAGGCCGCCCTCGCCAATGATCGGCGCCCCGTCTACGCCATCCAGGCGACGGAGAACGCCGCCCACAAGCTTGCGCCCCTGATCGCCAAACGCGGCCTGGACCCGGAACGCGTACTGCCAAAGGCACTCGACCGGCAGCTCGGCGCCGATACGGTCCACCAAGGCGTGCTGCTGGAGGCGGGCCGCTCGATTCGCCGCTGGACGACCACCTGTCCGGAACGATTCTGGTGCTGGATCAGGTCACCGATCCCCACAATGGGGGCCGCGCTGCGGTCGGCGGCTGCCTTCGGTGCAAAGGGCCTTGTCATGACCCAACGGCACAGCCCTCCCCTCGGCGGCGTGTTGGCGAAGTCCGCAAGCGGCGCGCTGGACCTTGTCCCCATCGTGCAGGTTCGGAATCTGGCGGAAGGCTTGGCCGAGCTCGGCGAGCGTGGCGTGACCCGGTTGGGGCTGGCCGAAGAGGCCGAGCAGGCACTCGAGGACGTGCCCCTAAGCAACCCGCTCGCGCTTGTACTCGGGGCAGAAGGCCGGGGCTTGCGGCAGCTGACGCGGGAGCGCTGCGATGTGCTCTGCCGCATTTCGACGGCCAGCGCGCTGGCAAGCCTCAACGTATCGAACGCGGCGGCCATCGCCCTTCACTGGGCGCGGGTCAAAACCGCCTGA
- a CDS encoding glycine zipper domain-containing protein, whose protein sequence is MATQKSETDELAAQIEAIKAEMQNISTTMGRIAEKGMHRAQDKAFETKESAEEAIKQNPLQAIAIAVGLGLLIGILTRR, encoded by the coding sequence ATGGCGACTCAGAAATCCGAGACCGACGAGCTTGCCGCTCAGATTGAGGCCATCAAGGCCGAGATGCAGAACATCAGCACCACCATGGGGCGCATCGCCGAAAAGGGCATGCACCGCGCGCAAGACAAGGCGTTCGAGACAAAGGAAAGTGCCGAGGAAGCCATCAAGCAGAACCCGCTGCAGGCGATCGCGATCGCGGTGGGACTCGGTCTGCTCATCGGCATCCTGACCCGCCGCTAG
- a CDS encoding phage holin family protein produces MLRLALSLVSSLQAGARIKQSVEQSLRRAVIVVAAIVVLLFAVGFGLATGYQALLVYDFTPLAAAGLIAGILAAIGVVLLLIGLHKPQPKQPNLVNAPAEGLAMVDQSINKAMNQVGPLTLLVGAFAAGLLMSRRR; encoded by the coding sequence ATGTTGCGGCTCGCGCTTTCACTGGTCTCCTCGCTGCAGGCCGGCGCCCGGATCAAGCAATCGGTCGAACAGTCCCTGCGACGGGCCGTGATCGTCGTGGCCGCAATCGTGGTCCTTCTCTTTGCCGTCGGCTTCGGCCTGGCCACGGGCTATCAGGCCCTGCTCGTGTACGACTTCACCCCGCTCGCGGCGGCCGGTCTGATTGCCGGGATCCTCGCGGCGATCGGCGTCGTGCTGTTGCTGATCGGGCTCCATAAGCCGCAACCCAAGCAGCCGAACCTCGTGAATGCGCCGGCCGAGGGCCTCGCCATGGTCGACCAGAGCATCAACAAGGCCATGAACCAGGTCGGACCGCTGACCCTGCTGGTCGGAGCCTTCGCCGCCGGCCTGCTCATGAGCCGCCGCCGCTAA
- a CDS encoding autotransporter outer membrane beta-barrel domain-containing protein, protein MQLRSLGLALLASACMADAATAQAVVEKYGPLQNAVDVPRPYAIPLPPNANPRPQWEVGTRYWWSEGSTSFDIDSSRLDPTLYGSPTSTLTYDGVTGNSLEFFMSVRNETDTFFKGFIGGGWLGGGSLDDEDFFAGQVKFSDTYSEIDGEGSFYLTLDVGQDFDVGYSGNLVISPFVGFNYWQESIDAYGARCNRDDVGGAFCGPAGSTAVPFGTKVINNKSMWSSLRLGTEVTARLFDRVTFRGDAAILPAAYLLNDDSHYLRSDLGPTPNIDDSGTGWGYQLEGELKIDVDDNWTLGAGVRYWYAETGGISEFIESRTEVDLQDFTSERFGVFGNVSYRFSTF, encoded by the coding sequence ATGCAGCTGAGGAGCTTGGGTCTGGCGCTGCTGGCTTCGGCCTGCATGGCAGACGCGGCAACTGCGCAAGCGGTCGTAGAGAAATACGGCCCTCTGCAGAACGCCGTGGACGTTCCGCGCCCCTATGCCATTCCCCTGCCCCCGAACGCCAACCCGCGTCCCCAATGGGAAGTAGGCACGCGCTATTGGTGGAGCGAGGGCTCGACCAGCTTCGACATCGACTCCTCGCGCTTGGACCCGACGCTCTACGGCAGCCCCACCTCCACGCTCACCTATGACGGTGTGACAGGCAATTCGCTCGAGTTCTTCATGTCCGTCCGCAACGAGACGGACACGTTCTTCAAGGGCTTTATCGGCGGCGGCTGGCTCGGCGGCGGCAGTCTCGACGACGAGGACTTCTTCGCCGGCCAGGTGAAGTTCTCCGACACCTATAGCGAAATCGACGGCGAGGGTTCGTTCTACCTCACCCTGGATGTCGGTCAGGATTTCGATGTCGGCTATAGCGGCAACCTCGTCATCAGCCCCTTTGTCGGCTTCAACTACTGGCAAGAGTCGATCGACGCCTACGGTGCGCGCTGCAATCGAGACGACGTTGGCGGCGCCTTCTGCGGCCCGGCAGGCTCAACCGCCGTCCCATTCGGCACGAAGGTCATCAACAACAAGTCGATGTGGTCGTCCTTGAGGCTCGGCACCGAGGTCACCGCGCGCCTGTTCGACCGCGTGACCTTCCGCGGTGACGCCGCAATTCTGCCCGCGGCCTACCTCCTCAACGATGACAGCCACTATCTGCGCTCGGATCTGGGACCCACGCCCAATATCGACGACAGCGGCACGGGCTGGGGCTACCAACTCGAGGGCGAACTGAAAATCGACGTGGACGACAACTGGACCCTCGGGGCGGGCGTGCGCTACTGGTATGCGGAGACGGGCGGGATCAGCGAATTCATCGAGAGCCGCACCGAGGTCGACCTCCAGGATTTCACGTCCGAGCGCTTCGGCGTTTTCGGCAACGTCTCGTATCGGTTCAGCACCTTCTAG
- a CDS encoding helix-turn-helix domain-containing protein, whose protein sequence is MRSSGLQKPDFFHYATFYIVTFLGEFKGIGLQVSPYIFDLGNQIRKEVGMIGNKLKVARSALGLSLRALADAMDGIVSAQAIGKYERNEDMPSSRVLIALAKALDVSEEYLLSDDDIALEGVEFRKKLDASSREKGVLRGRAIHMLERYLAVEDLLQLRSIEWEQPRSAPHPVEDVRDAEDAARSVRDDWGLGNDPIPQLAELLEERGIKVLSLDLVDVDGLAAKVRRKGRTAARVIVVKRSTWSERKRFNLAHELGHMVLAPCEGVDEEKAAHRFASAFLMPADVMRAEVGVHRSSISIGELVVLKRRFGTSIQAIAYRCKDLGIINQAAFSRLFKTFSERGWRTAPFKEPATMKPELEEPKRFERLCYRALAEGVIGESRTAELLGISVRELDTRLDQLDQVVA, encoded by the coding sequence GTGCGCAGCTCCGGTTTACAAAAACCCGATTTTTTCCACTACGCGACTTTTTACATCGTGACGTTTCTAGGGGAATTCAAGGGTATTGGTTTACAAGTTTCCCCCTATATATTCGATCTTGGAAACCAGATTCGGAAGGAGGTCGGCATGATCGGTAACAAGCTCAAGGTTGCCCGATCCGCGTTGGGCCTGTCGTTGCGCGCCCTCGCCGATGCCATGGACGGCATCGTTTCGGCCCAGGCCATTGGAAAATATGAGAGAAACGAGGATATGCCGAGCTCGCGCGTTCTTATCGCGCTGGCAAAGGCTCTCGACGTATCCGAGGAATATCTACTCAGCGATGACGATATCGCTTTAGAGGGCGTGGAGTTCAGGAAGAAATTAGACGCGTCCTCGCGAGAAAAGGGTGTCCTACGGGGGAGAGCTATCCACATGCTCGAGCGCTACCTGGCCGTTGAGGACCTCCTCCAGCTGCGCAGCATCGAGTGGGAACAACCGCGCAGCGCGCCTCACCCCGTTGAGGATGTCCGCGATGCCGAGGACGCAGCACGCTCCGTGCGTGATGATTGGGGACTGGGCAATGATCCCATCCCACAGCTTGCCGAGTTGCTAGAGGAGCGTGGTATCAAGGTTCTGTCTCTCGATCTGGTTGACGTAGACGGACTTGCTGCCAAAGTGAGGCGGAAGGGCCGGACGGCTGCACGAGTAATCGTTGTTAAGCGGAGCACATGGTCGGAGCGGAAACGTTTTAATCTCGCCCACGAGCTTGGCCACATGGTCCTGGCTCCGTGCGAAGGTGTTGATGAGGAAAAGGCAGCCCACCGCTTTGCTAGCGCTTTTTTAATGCCAGCCGACGTTATGCGCGCCGAAGTCGGAGTTCATCGATCTTCGATCAGCATTGGCGAGCTAGTGGTCTTGAAAAGGCGTTTTGGAACGAGCATCCAGGCTATCGCGTATCGCTGTAAAGATCTGGGCATCATCAACCAAGCGGCGTTTTCCCGCCTCTTCAAGACCTTCTCTGAGCGGGGATGGAGGACGGCGCCCTTCAAAGAGCCAGCGACAATGAAGCCAGAACTAGAAGAGCCTAAGCGCTTTGAGCGGCTATGTTATCGAGCCCTAGCGGAAGGCGTAATCGGAGAGTCACGCACGGCCGAGCTACTTGGCATCTCCGTCCGCGAATTGGATACTCGATTAGACCAGCTGGATCAGGTGGTGGCGTGA
- a CDS encoding CBASS oligonucleotide cyclase gives MALSNTELRNYDSDVLRLPAEKRKEYHEQVDRLIEELRKSVRDKTEIKITKVTKAGSFAKYTILRKTNVDPIDVDVVFYISGRDASQETLASLNDTIYDLLIRLYPNKSIEDFEIQRKAAKVTFVGTGLSVDIVPVIEDEGRPGYGWQFDIHDGSKIQTCAPCQIKFVRDRKDQDSDFRTLVRMAKKWRNHAEVRPLKSFAIELIMAHLLATQGNTGTVEQRFRNFLLYIAQSGLKEPISFPENTAPFGTFSDPVVILDPICSLNNVTSRVSEDERKEIVAAAEAAWETANFASAEDDNEVWKEIFGPRFKTED, from the coding sequence ATGGCGTTGAGCAACACAGAACTTCGGAACTACGACAGCGATGTCCTGCGCCTACCTGCGGAGAAGCGGAAGGAATATCACGAGCAGGTCGATCGTCTGATTGAAGAATTGCGTAAGAGCGTCCGCGATAAGACCGAGATCAAGATCACTAAGGTCACGAAAGCAGGGTCGTTCGCGAAATACACGATCTTGCGCAAGACGAACGTCGATCCGATTGACGTGGATGTGGTGTTCTACATCTCCGGCCGCGATGCGAGCCAAGAAACGCTCGCGAGCCTAAACGACACGATCTACGACCTGCTGATCAGGCTCTATCCGAACAAGTCGATTGAGGACTTCGAGATCCAGCGCAAGGCCGCAAAGGTTACTTTCGTTGGCACTGGACTCAGCGTCGACATCGTCCCGGTCATCGAAGATGAGGGTCGCCCTGGTTATGGGTGGCAGTTCGACATTCATGACGGCTCCAAGATCCAGACATGTGCGCCGTGTCAGATCAAGTTCGTCCGGGATCGCAAGGACCAAGACAGCGATTTCCGCACGCTAGTGCGGATGGCGAAGAAGTGGCGCAACCATGCCGAGGTCAGGCCACTGAAGTCCTTCGCCATCGAGTTGATCATGGCGCACCTGTTGGCAACCCAGGGCAACACGGGCACCGTCGAGCAGCGTTTCAGGAACTTCCTCCTCTACATCGCCCAGTCCGGTCTCAAAGAGCCGATTAGCTTCCCCGAAAACACGGCGCCGTTCGGCACGTTCTCAGACCCGGTGGTAATCCTTGATCCGATCTGCAGCCTCAACAACGTCACTAGCCGGGTCTCCGAAGACGAGCGCAAGGAGATTGTGGCGGCGGCCGAGGCCGCCTGGGAGACTGCCAACTTCGCATCAGCTGAAGACGACAATGAGGTCTGGAAGGAGATTTTCGGCCCTCGCTTCAAGACAGAGGACTGA
- a CDS encoding 3'-5' exonuclease, with product MSNENEVFVSIDVEAAGPIPGEYSLLTIGACSAFEPEKTFACELKPINSNFEPKALEVTGLSLSMLAETGLEPHVAMARFSEWLTVISGPHGKPVFVGFNAPFDWSFVNYYFHRFAGVNPFGFTALDIKALYMGATGCRWNETRSSKIADRLKPTLSGTHDALRDALYQAEIFRLILSRLIQ from the coding sequence ATGAGTAATGAGAACGAAGTCTTTGTCTCGATCGACGTTGAGGCCGCAGGCCCGATACCGGGCGAGTATAGCCTCCTTACGATTGGGGCGTGCTCCGCTTTCGAGCCGGAAAAGACGTTCGCGTGCGAGCTGAAGCCGATCAACTCAAACTTTGAGCCAAAGGCTCTGGAGGTGACTGGCTTGTCTCTGAGCATGCTAGCGGAGACGGGGCTTGAGCCTCACGTAGCCATGGCTCGTTTTTCTGAATGGCTGACTGTAATCTCGGGCCCGCATGGCAAGCCCGTCTTCGTGGGCTTCAATGCGCCATTCGATTGGTCATTTGTGAACTACTACTTTCATCGATTTGCTGGAGTTAACCCGTTCGGCTTCACCGCGCTCGACATAAAGGCGCTCTACATGGGCGCGACGGGCTGTAGGTGGAACGAGACGCGTTCAAGCAAGATTGCGGATAGGCTGAAGCCCACCTTGTCAGGCACGCATGACGCACTCCGCGATGCGCTCTACCAAGCGGAAATCTTTCGGCTGATTTTGTCCAGGCTAATCCAGTGA
- a CDS encoding VRR-NUC domain-containing protein, giving the protein MDHSCCAHESVTCLNEYELLRKYRCASCQGVMMCACDEAFGRRFLTHQLEEGVDLDTQERVPVTLGFQANVCNSCRGLPLDPAPTAAIPGRTSKIKRFYWRELFFAETQRTADWQDANPDVSPEEIQSAQRQIAKEVLEEMKALHAATPQYDMREPSQSEVLERLRVEIEALHPAYVSSPRKGAVVMWENEVVAPETYAAHHYRALGWSVMPLESVPLHALFGVLMWPLIEDPGDPKNRIVSFGSRGELDTARGVEVFMINLPEDFGGPSYGRRRVNEIGEHLALLSPGDVPDRNVALDLFNDWRDPSERFRQYLWAHRAADVDRARRLIEVLPTETIIAILWYLVGDYWGRYVGWPDLLLWRDEAFMMVEVKSSSDKLSADQMRWVADNHESLKLPFRIAKLHRKRSVHPAG; this is encoded by the coding sequence ATGGACCATTCTTGCTGTGCGCACGAGAGCGTCACCTGCCTCAATGAATACGAGCTTCTCCGCAAGTATCGGTGCGCCAGTTGCCAGGGTGTGATGATGTGTGCCTGCGATGAGGCTTTTGGGCGTCGCTTCCTCACTCACCAACTAGAGGAAGGGGTCGATCTCGACACTCAGGAGCGTGTCCCCGTAACGCTCGGGTTCCAAGCGAACGTCTGCAACTCCTGCCGTGGGTTACCGCTCGACCCTGCGCCAACTGCGGCAATCCCAGGCCGCACGTCAAAGATCAAGCGCTTCTATTGGCGAGAGCTATTCTTTGCTGAAACCCAGCGGACAGCGGATTGGCAGGATGCGAACCCGGATGTGTCGCCGGAGGAAATCCAATCCGCGCAACGGCAGATCGCAAAGGAAGTCCTGGAGGAAATGAAGGCGCTCCATGCGGCCACTCCACAATACGATATGCGTGAGCCGTCGCAGAGCGAAGTTCTTGAGCGCCTAAGGGTCGAGATAGAGGCACTTCACCCAGCATATGTGTCGTCGCCCCGGAAGGGCGCGGTGGTAATGTGGGAAAACGAGGTTGTAGCGCCTGAGACCTACGCCGCGCATCATTACCGGGCCTTGGGCTGGTCAGTCATGCCGCTTGAGAGCGTCCCGTTGCATGCCCTCTTTGGCGTATTGATGTGGCCCCTGATCGAGGACCCCGGCGACCCGAAGAACCGTATTGTCAGTTTTGGCTCGCGGGGAGAGTTGGACACAGCCCGGGGCGTTGAAGTCTTCATGATCAATCTGCCTGAAGACTTCGGTGGGCCCAGCTATGGGCGCAGACGTGTGAACGAAATCGGGGAGCATCTCGCGCTATTGTCGCCCGGCGATGTGCCCGATCGGAATGTCGCGTTGGATCTGTTCAATGATTGGCGGGACCCGAGCGAGCGATTTCGTCAATATCTCTGGGCGCATCGAGCGGCTGACGTTGATCGTGCACGCCGGTTAATCGAAGTGCTGCCGACCGAGACGATCATTGCGATCCTTTGGTATCTGGTTGGCGACTATTGGGGCCGCTATGTCGGTTGGCCTGACTTGTTGCTATGGCGCGACGAGGCTTTCATGATGGTGGAGGTGAAATCATCGTCCGACAAACTGAGCGCCGATCAGATGCGCTGGGTTGCCGACAATCATGAGAGCCTCAAGCTGCCATTTCGGATCGCGAAACTGCATCGAAAGCGGTCAGTCCATCCGGCCGGTTAG
- a CDS encoding cupin domain-containing protein, with the protein MPALPASLTLPNLLDYVRGLRDSDWDAFHPGVTAHWFYKEPDGGAAAVLLRYEPGSRVAEHEHVGYEHMLVLEGDEYDEAGTYPAGSFVIHPPGTRHSPGSHGGCVALLIYEKAVRFVDAK; encoded by the coding sequence ATGCCCGCTCTTCCCGCTTCGTTGACCCTTCCCAATCTTTTGGACTACGTGCGCGGCCTGCGTGACAGCGATTGGGACGCCTTTCACCCCGGCGTCACGGCCCACTGGTTCTACAAGGAGCCCGATGGCGGTGCCGCTGCGGTGTTGCTGCGCTATGAACCGGGATCTCGCGTCGCCGAACACGAGCATGTCGGCTATGAGCATATGCTCGTGTTGGAGGGCGACGAATACGACGAGGCCGGGACGTATCCGGCCGGCAGCTTCGTCATCCATCCGCCCGGCACGCGCCATTCGCCGGGGAGCCATGGCGGCTGCGTGGCGCTCTTGATCTACGAGAAAGCGGTTCGCTTCGTGGACGCGAAGTAG
- a CDS encoding urea transporter, producing MKAPVDYIFPPAVPGEVPYWRLVLRGASQMCFQSNELTGLFFLAAVLVASPISAAYLLVAGIMAPAGRMLLGDRGVVLSSGLPGLNPCLIALAIPAFFETGWTNVGMWAVLVVCVAITIVLVKICVALLPLPTLALPFLIVFWALYALEPHMDAVQLLSLSTSEGAAFQPLTAVLLSLGQALFSPAVLSGVLFATGVLLSNWRHGVLAIAGAIIGTVVAYYYRHVDPASADLGLYGFNGVLTAVAVFVVCGGRLRLSILGALIATMLMPAIADFGVQVLSAPFVLTTWLLLVLGWIEDHWFDEKGPIARDPLPATQHAQDQRGD from the coding sequence ATGAAAGCGCCTGTCGATTACATCTTCCCGCCCGCCGTTCCGGGTGAGGTTCCGTACTGGCGCCTCGTTCTGCGGGGCGCCTCGCAGATGTGCTTCCAGAGCAACGAGCTGACGGGGTTGTTCTTCCTGGCGGCCGTTCTCGTCGCCTCACCGATTAGCGCCGCCTATCTTCTCGTGGCCGGAATCATGGCCCCGGCCGGACGCATGCTGCTTGGCGATAGGGGCGTCGTCCTGTCGAGCGGTCTTCCGGGTTTGAACCCGTGCCTGATCGCGCTCGCGATCCCGGCCTTCTTCGAGACCGGCTGGACCAATGTTGGTATGTGGGCCGTGCTCGTCGTCTGCGTCGCGATCACCATTGTGCTGGTGAAAATATGCGTTGCCCTCCTGCCGCTCCCGACGCTGGCTCTGCCGTTTCTGATCGTGTTCTGGGCGCTCTATGCGCTAGAGCCGCATATGGACGCCGTTCAGTTGTTGTCACTGTCGACGTCTGAAGGCGCGGCCTTCCAGCCGCTCACGGCCGTGTTGTTGAGCCTGGGACAGGCTCTGTTCTCGCCGGCTGTCTTGTCGGGTGTGCTGTTTGCCACCGGGGTTCTGCTGAGCAACTGGCGCCACGGCGTTCTGGCCATCGCCGGTGCGATTATCGGCACCGTGGTGGCCTACTATTACCGCCATGTCGATCCGGCGAGCGCTGACCTCGGACTCTATGGCTTCAACGGTGTGCTCACGGCGGTCGCGGTGTTCGTCGTTTGTGGTGGCAGGCTGAGGCTGTCCATTCTGGGTGCGCTGATCGCCACCATGCTCATGCCGGCGATCGCCGATTTCGGTGTGCAAGTTCTATCGGCGCCATTCGTTTTGACGACGTGGCTCTTGCTTGTCCTCGGCTGGATCGAAGACCACTGGTTCGATGAGAAGGGCCCCATTGCTCGCGATCCCCTCCCGGCGACTCAACATGCGCAGGATCAACGAGGAGACTGA
- a CDS encoding cysteine hydrolase family protein, translating into MPTIPDAKPFHYEFGIDHVALVCIDMQRDFCQAGGFAESLGDDLSKLQPCIPVIAKLQEAFRKAELPIIHTKECHKPDFSDLPTAKRNRGNPKLKIGDVGPMGRILIDGEPGADFIPECYPQEWELVISKPGKDTFYNTEFDDYLKMRKITHLIITGVTTEVCVQTTMRCANDRGYDCVLVEDGTDSFFPEFKEMTLKALVAQGGIVGWTATSDQVLKSLEPILAAR; encoded by the coding sequence ATGCCCACAATTCCCGACGCCAAGCCGTTCCACTACGAGTTTGGCATCGATCACGTTGCCCTCGTCTGCATCGATATGCAGCGGGATTTCTGCCAGGCGGGCGGATTTGCCGAGTCTCTTGGAGACGATCTCTCGAAACTCCAGCCGTGCATCCCGGTAATCGCGAAGCTCCAGGAAGCCTTCCGCAAGGCCGAGCTGCCAATCATCCACACCAAGGAATGCCATAAGCCGGATTTTTCGGATCTTCCGACGGCAAAGCGCAATCGCGGCAATCCCAAGCTGAAAATCGGTGACGTAGGCCCCATGGGGCGGATTTTGATCGACGGCGAACCGGGCGCGGACTTCATTCCCGAGTGCTACCCCCAGGAGTGGGAACTCGTCATCTCCAAGCCGGGCAAGGACACGTTCTACAACACCGAATTCGACGACTACTTGAAGATGCGGAAGATCACCCATCTGATCATAACCGGTGTGACCACCGAGGTCTGTGTGCAGACGACCATGCGCTGTGCGAACGACCGCGGCTACGACTGCGTCTTGGTGGAGGACGGCACCGACAGCTTCTTTCCCGAATTCAAGGAGATGACTCTGAAGGCGCTGGTCGCGCAGGGTGGCATTGTCGGCTGGACGGCGACGTCCGATCAGGTGCTGAAGTCGCTCGAGCCCATCCTCGCCGCGCGCTAA